The Hyalangium ruber genome includes a window with the following:
- a CDS encoding Kelch repeat-containing protein: MHRFSKSFITAILVTAVFSCSSGPATDESVPGQVGQALSTPRRLLPFVQLVDGRVLAAGGHDGLRTLSSCELFDPATGQWSATGALKVARRNHAAVALADGRVLVVGGAPQQIVGTLASAELFEPSTGEWTVTASMAVPRIDPTAVALADGRVLVVGGSDVDRRTLRSAELFDPATGRWSAAEAPGWGHTGAQAAAVLADGRVLFVSGMQSELFDPATGHWTKAGPAGGAAGTHRASHTVTRLGDGRVLVVGGNTTRAAETAEVFEPATGSWTLVAAPSTPRESHGAILIEDGTVLVVGGYHFASGTLTSAERFDPVTGTWSLVTSLRVPRRGAGVLRLPGGEVLVAGGFNDAGGTLGSSERYLPEHGCVPVTCQGKGEVCGVVSDGCGGLLDCGPCGKDGGGDMDASVSLHTPVSP, from the coding sequence ATGCATCGGTTTTCGAAGTCCTTCATCACGGCGATTCTGGTTACGGCGGTGTTCTCTTGCAGCTCCGGCCCCGCGACGGACGAGTCCGTCCCGGGCCAGGTGGGACAGGCGCTGTCCACGCCTCGGCGGTTGCTGCCTTTCGTGCAGTTGGTGGATGGGCGGGTGCTGGCGGCGGGAGGCCATGACGGCCTGCGCACGCTCTCTTCGTGTGAGCTGTTCGACCCGGCCACGGGTCAGTGGAGCGCCACGGGCGCGCTCAAGGTGGCGCGGCGCAACCACGCCGCCGTGGCGTTGGCGGACGGGCGGGTGCTGGTGGTGGGCGGTGCGCCTCAGCAGATCGTCGGCACGCTGGCGAGCGCGGAGCTCTTCGAGCCCTCCACGGGCGAGTGGACGGTGACGGCCTCCATGGCGGTGCCGCGCATCGATCCGACAGCGGTGGCGTTGGCGGACGGGCGGGTGCTGGTGGTGGGCGGCTCGGACGTGGATCGTCGCACGCTCCGCTCGGCCGAGCTGTTCGACCCGGCCACGGGCCGTTGGAGCGCGGCGGAGGCTCCGGGCTGGGGCCACACCGGCGCGCAGGCGGCGGCGGTGCTGGCGGACGGGCGGGTGCTCTTCGTGAGCGGCATGCAGTCGGAGCTGTTCGATCCGGCGACGGGCCACTGGACGAAGGCGGGGCCCGCGGGCGGCGCGGCGGGCACGCACCGCGCGAGCCACACGGTGACGCGGCTGGGGGATGGGCGGGTGCTCGTGGTGGGGGGCAACACCACGCGCGCGGCGGAGACGGCGGAGGTGTTCGAGCCGGCCACGGGCAGCTGGACGCTCGTGGCGGCACCGAGCACGCCGCGCGAGAGCCACGGGGCCATCCTCATCGAGGACGGGACGGTGCTGGTGGTGGGCGGCTACCACTTCGCCTCGGGGACGCTCACCTCGGCGGAGCGGTTCGATCCCGTCACGGGGACGTGGAGCCTGGTGACGTCGCTCCGGGTTCCGCGCCGTGGGGCGGGCGTGCTGCGGCTGCCGGGTGGCGAGGTGTTGGTGGCCGGCGGGTTCAACGACGCGGGGGGGACGCTGGGCAGCAGCGAGCGGTACCTGCCGGAGCACGGCTGTGTTCCGGTGACGTGCCAGGGGAAGGGCGAGGTGTGCGGCGTGGTGTCGGACGGGTGCGGTGGGTTGCTGGACTGTGGCCCGTGCGGCAAGGACGGCGGGGGAGACATGGATGCCTCCGTCTCCCTCCACACGCCCGTGAGCCCGTAA
- a CDS encoding M24 family metallopeptidase — translation MRTPSHVLLASLLLSTACATTGTRPPEPERVVPERPFGTLRAQAERQQAWLRERLDVALPQLMRQHRVEMWVVPMREYNEDPVFQALVSATTFAARRRTIYVFHDRGPQLGVVRIALGGSPQGGLYEVRRPPRKVDGGGVERVGEPWGPEQWQMLKQLLEERQPRSIAINVSRTFAFADGLSHGEYEGMTEALGPEWTARLKPSGGLPVDLLAWRGEDEGRFFAEENKLAWDIIQTAFSNTVITPGTTRVNDVEWWMRQRLSDLGLTTWFHPSVSVQRQGATEEQLGEDPIIQRGDVLHCDFGVTALRLNTDTQHMGYVLREGESDAPEGLKQALARSNRLQDLVLEELRPGRTGNEVLRTVLSRMKQEGIDGTVYSHPVGLHGHGAGAMVGLWDRQEGVPGNGDHTVIPSMWYSVELQATSPVPEWGGQKVRSAQEEDVILGVDGRVRWAYQRQTAFHLVR, via the coding sequence ATGCGTACGCCTTCGCATGTCCTCCTCGCCTCGCTGCTGTTGTCCACCGCCTGCGCCACCACGGGCACGCGCCCACCGGAGCCCGAGCGCGTCGTCCCCGAGCGCCCCTTCGGCACGCTGCGCGCGCAGGCCGAGCGCCAGCAGGCGTGGCTGCGCGAGCGGCTGGACGTGGCCCTGCCCCAGCTCATGCGCCAGCACCGCGTGGAGATGTGGGTGGTGCCCATGCGCGAGTACAACGAGGACCCTGTCTTCCAGGCGCTCGTCTCCGCCACCACCTTCGCGGCGCGGCGGCGCACCATCTATGTCTTCCATGATCGCGGCCCCCAGCTGGGCGTGGTGCGCATCGCCCTGGGAGGCAGTCCCCAGGGAGGCCTCTATGAGGTGCGGCGCCCGCCGCGAAAGGTGGACGGGGGCGGCGTGGAGCGGGTGGGCGAGCCCTGGGGCCCGGAGCAGTGGCAGATGCTCAAGCAGCTTCTGGAGGAGCGTCAGCCCAGGTCCATCGCCATCAACGTGTCGCGCACCTTCGCCTTCGCCGACGGGCTGAGCCACGGCGAGTACGAGGGCATGACGGAAGCGCTGGGCCCGGAGTGGACCGCGCGCCTCAAGCCCTCGGGCGGGTTGCCGGTGGACCTGCTGGCGTGGCGCGGCGAGGACGAGGGGCGCTTCTTCGCCGAGGAGAACAAGCTCGCCTGGGACATCATCCAGACGGCGTTCTCCAACACCGTCATCACCCCCGGCACCACGCGCGTCAATGACGTGGAGTGGTGGATGCGCCAACGGCTGAGCGACCTGGGGCTGACGACATGGTTCCACCCCTCGGTGAGCGTGCAGCGGCAGGGCGCCACGGAGGAGCAGCTCGGCGAGGACCCCATCATCCAGCGCGGCGACGTGCTGCACTGCGACTTTGGTGTCACCGCACTGCGACTCAACACGGACACCCAGCACATGGGCTACGTGCTGCGCGAGGGCGAGAGCGATGCGCCCGAGGGGCTGAAGCAGGCGCTGGCGCGCTCCAACCGGCTGCAGGACCTGGTGCTGGAGGAGCTGCGCCCCGGTCGCACCGGCAACGAGGTGCTGCGCACGGTGCTCTCGCGGATGAAGCAGGAGGGCATCGACGGCACCGTCTACTCGCACCCGGTGGGCCTGCACGGCCACGGCGCGGGCGCCATGGTCGGGCTCTGGGACCGGCAGGAGGGCGTACCCGGCAACGGAGACCACACCGTGATTCCGAGCATGTGGTACTCGGTGGAACTCCAGGCCACCTCGCCGGTTCCCGAGTGGGGAGGGCAGAAGGTGCGCTCGGCGCAGGAGGAGGACGTCATCCTCGGCGTAGACGGCCGGGTGCGCTGGGCCTACCAGCGGCAGACCGCGTTCCACCTGGTGCGCTAA